From Brassica oleracea var. oleracea cultivar TO1000 chromosome C3, BOL, whole genome shotgun sequence, a single genomic window includes:
- the LOC106336479 gene encoding uncharacterized protein LOC106336479 isoform X3, which translates to MKELKKWFSLIDATTFSKNKIPAKKLQSSLYLNKQLHKTLYGFIVFEVEWDNVRGINYLNELQTDTSLAIEAKLMRRWEFESIDQAVTNMSQWFSGSKSERSCLMEYLDTTKGEVFHDAEADFSKASPVDDDDKLCSDYVSVENDSPCRSRSVFGVDQSTADYDENEPHTPPLTGPYKRRRVTKAISTGVEFDYMEETPKRKDTHPFDQPDGENTIEPTHYKDVLVLVRFGDRDLPFKFREVIMSDVRLLTLLEAGLPSWVLFLQSYPGFCHLYRPWMCLLARTLYVIISIITVVIGFYDLYKNVPVLKATASRLCGPLFDWVETWDMVSRIKYLGTMLFLHNVQKAVKWAMTMARAVQSFVSLLVMPLVNPLLEVLGLLLPVWNSLAETVESLVSVVWIVVESCCSLVGEVVELVLLPIWFIVSLVWNITSAVLLPLLWIISEVLYAPFRVIVGLASGLAFSFSYIFDVLGDLWRYMSSILQLASDSQAAVKTYEVSMWRTLWNDLFSHVFRAVRSILNGFVAFFAACNRHRLSIYNHMQDFIQRLHGRTLRSGSRNSKHGRSAKNHQRTVSFLTIWEMTQEGNCTLHRSQQTQHQGFRERNDRMSHSSCKSVLQRHFIKSH; encoded by the exons ATGAAGGAGCTCAAGAAATGGTTCTCACTGATCGACGCGACAACGTTTTCAAAGAACAAAATACCTGCAAAGAAACTGCAGAGCTCCTTGTATCTAAACAAGCAGCTGCACAAGACCTTGTATGGTTTCATCGTGTTTGAAGTTGAATGGGACAACGTGAGGGGTATCAATTACTTGAATGAGCTGCAG ACAGACACCTCTCTCGCTATTGAAGCTAAGTTGATGCGGAGGTGGGAGTTTGAGAGCATCGATCAAGCTGTAACGAATATGTCTCAGTGGTTCTCTGGTTCAAAATCTGAAAGATCTTGCTTGATGGAATATCTTGATACAACTAAAG GAGAGGTTTTTCATGACGCTGAAGCTGATTTCTCAAAAGCTTCACCTGTTGATGACGACGACAAGCTCTGTAGCGATTATGTTTCTGTTGAAAACGACTCTCCATGTCGCTCAAGAAGTGTCTTCGGCGTTGACCAATCTACTGCAGACTACGATGAAAACGAGCCGCACACACCGCCTCTGACTGGTCCATACAAGAGAAGAAGAGTAACAAAGGCAATCAGCACCGGAGTTGAATTTGACTATATGGAGGAAACACCAAAAAGAAAAGATACCCACCCCTTCGACCAACCTGATGGTGAGAACACCATTGAACCAACCCATTACAAAGATGTCCTAGTTCTTGTCAGGTTTGGTGACCGTGACCTGCCCTTCAAATTCCGAGAGGTTATAATGTCTGACGTACGCTTGCTTACTCTGCTTGAAGCTGGTCTCCCTTCATGGGTCTTGTTCCTACAGTCTTACCCCGGGTTCTGCCATCTTTACCGGCCCTGGATGTGCCTTCTCGCCAGAACACTGTACGTGATCATATCAATCATCACCGTTGTGATCGGTTTCTACGATCTCTACAAAAACGTTCCCGTTCTAAAGGCCACCGCGTCTCGGCTATGCGGGCCGCTCTTTGATTGGGTCGAGACATGGGACATGGTGTCAAGGATAAAGTACTTGGGGACGATGTTGTTCCTTCACAACGTTCAGAAGGCTGTCAAGTGGGCTATGACGATGGCGCGTGCCGTGCAGTCGTTTGTTTCTTTGCTCGTGATGCCTCTGGTGAATCCTCTCTTGGAGGTTCTTGGTTTGCTCCTGCCAGTTTGGAACTCGCTGGCGGAAACGGTTGAGAGCTTGGTTTCGGTGGTTTGGATAGTGGTCGAGTCTTGTTGCAGTCTTGTTGGTGAAGTGGTGGAGTTGGTGCTTTTGCCCATTTGGTTTATCGTCTCACTAGTTTGGAACATCA CAAGTGCGGTTTTGCTGCCTCTACTCTGGATCATATCAGAAGTGTTATACGCACCATTTCGTGTAATAGTTGGTTTGGCCAGCGGTTTAGCGTTTTCCTTCTCGTACATATTCGATGTTCTTGGAGATTTATGGCGGTACATGAGCAGCATACTTCAGCTTGCATCAGATTCTCAAGCAGCTGTGAAGACATATGAAGTCTCCATGTGGCGCACACTTTGGAACGACCTCTTTTCTCAT GTTTTTCGTGCTGTCAGGAGTATATTGAACGGGTTTGTAGCCTTCTTTGCTGCCTGTAATAGACACCGGCTTAG TATATATAATCACATGCAAGATTTTATCCAGAGACTACACGGACGAACCTTGAGATCAGGCTCTAGAAACTCAAAACATGGCAGATCTGCTAAGAACCATCAACGTACAGTGAGTTTCCTCACCATCTG GGAGATGACACAAGAAGGAAATTGCACCTTACATAGAAGTCAACAGACTCAACACCAAGGATTTAGG GAAAGGAATGACCGAATGAGTCACTCTTCTTGCAAATCTGTGTTACAACGTCACTTTATAAAATCTCATTGA
- the LOC106336479 gene encoding uncharacterized protein LOC106336479 isoform X2: MGNGEETKCVFPLTSLQIGDLQSYLSHLSIFMANKSKKIYILVDNRPWLNPGTRSAHFWQLMVTKSRLSPFANTKGREGKKKQKQEDEKKPKEACSQANNKKMKELKKWFSLIDATTFSKNKIPAKKLQSSLYLNKQLHKTLYGFIVFEVEWDNVRGINYLNELQTDTSLAIEAKLMRRWEFESIDQAVTNMSQWFSGSKSERSCLMEYLDTTKGEVFHDAEADFSKASPVDDDDKLCSDYVSVENDSPCRSRSVFGVDQSTADYDENEPHTPPLTGPYKRRRVTKAISTGVEFDYMEETPKRKDTHPFDQPDGENTIEPTHYKDVLVLVRFGDRDLPFKFREVIMSDVRLLTLLEAGLPSWVLFLQSYPGFCHLYRPWMCLLARTLYVIISIITVVIGFYDLYKNVPVLKATASRLCGPLFDWVETWDMVSRIKYLGTMLFLHNVQKAVKWAMTMARAVQSFVSLLVMPLVNPLLEVLGLLLPVWNSLAETVESLVSVVWIVVESCCSLVGEVVELVLLPIWFIVSLVWNITSAVLLPLLWIISEVLYAPFRVIVGLASGLAFSFSYIFDVLGDLWRYMSSILQLASDSQAAVKTYEVSMWRTLWNDLFSHVFRAVRSILNGFVAFFAACNRHRLSIYNHMQDFIQRLHGRTLRSGSRNSKHGRSAKNHQRR, from the exons GTGTTTTCCCCTTGACGAGTCTCCAGATTGG AGACTTGCAGTCATATCTTTCTCATCTCAGTATTTTCATGGCCAATAAAAGCAAGAAGATTTACATACTGGTGGACAACCGGCCTTGGTTGAATCCCGGCACCCGATCTGCTCACTTCTGGCAACTTATGGTTACAAAG TCCAGACTCTCCCCTTTTGCAAACACGAAAGGTCGAGAAGGGAAGAAAAAGCAGAAGCAGGAGGATGAGAAGAAGCCTAAAGAGGCGTGCTCCCAGGCCAACAATAAGAAAATGAAGGAGCTCAAGAAATGGTTCTCACTGATCGACGCGACAACGTTTTCAAAGAACAAAATACCTGCAAAGAAACTGCAGAGCTCCTTGTATCTAAACAAGCAGCTGCACAAGACCTTGTATGGTTTCATCGTGTTTGAAGTTGAATGGGACAACGTGAGGGGTATCAATTACTTGAATGAGCTGCAG ACAGACACCTCTCTCGCTATTGAAGCTAAGTTGATGCGGAGGTGGGAGTTTGAGAGCATCGATCAAGCTGTAACGAATATGTCTCAGTGGTTCTCTGGTTCAAAATCTGAAAGATCTTGCTTGATGGAATATCTTGATACAACTAAAG GAGAGGTTTTTCATGACGCTGAAGCTGATTTCTCAAAAGCTTCACCTGTTGATGACGACGACAAGCTCTGTAGCGATTATGTTTCTGTTGAAAACGACTCTCCATGTCGCTCAAGAAGTGTCTTCGGCGTTGACCAATCTACTGCAGACTACGATGAAAACGAGCCGCACACACCGCCTCTGACTGGTCCATACAAGAGAAGAAGAGTAACAAAGGCAATCAGCACCGGAGTTGAATTTGACTATATGGAGGAAACACCAAAAAGAAAAGATACCCACCCCTTCGACCAACCTGATGGTGAGAACACCATTGAACCAACCCATTACAAAGATGTCCTAGTTCTTGTCAGGTTTGGTGACCGTGACCTGCCCTTCAAATTCCGAGAGGTTATAATGTCTGACGTACGCTTGCTTACTCTGCTTGAAGCTGGTCTCCCTTCATGGGTCTTGTTCCTACAGTCTTACCCCGGGTTCTGCCATCTTTACCGGCCCTGGATGTGCCTTCTCGCCAGAACACTGTACGTGATCATATCAATCATCACCGTTGTGATCGGTTTCTACGATCTCTACAAAAACGTTCCCGTTCTAAAGGCCACCGCGTCTCGGCTATGCGGGCCGCTCTTTGATTGGGTCGAGACATGGGACATGGTGTCAAGGATAAAGTACTTGGGGACGATGTTGTTCCTTCACAACGTTCAGAAGGCTGTCAAGTGGGCTATGACGATGGCGCGTGCCGTGCAGTCGTTTGTTTCTTTGCTCGTGATGCCTCTGGTGAATCCTCTCTTGGAGGTTCTTGGTTTGCTCCTGCCAGTTTGGAACTCGCTGGCGGAAACGGTTGAGAGCTTGGTTTCGGTGGTTTGGATAGTGGTCGAGTCTTGTTGCAGTCTTGTTGGTGAAGTGGTGGAGTTGGTGCTTTTGCCCATTTGGTTTATCGTCTCACTAGTTTGGAACATCA CAAGTGCGGTTTTGCTGCCTCTACTCTGGATCATATCAGAAGTGTTATACGCACCATTTCGTGTAATAGTTGGTTTGGCCAGCGGTTTAGCGTTTTCCTTCTCGTACATATTCGATGTTCTTGGAGATTTATGGCGGTACATGAGCAGCATACTTCAGCTTGCATCAGATTCTCAAGCAGCTGTGAAGACATATGAAGTCTCCATGTGGCGCACACTTTGGAACGACCTCTTTTCTCAT GTTTTTCGTGCTGTCAGGAGTATATTGAACGGGTTTGTAGCCTTCTTTGCTGCCTGTAATAGACACCGGCTTAG TATATATAATCACATGCAAGATTTTATCCAGAGACTACACGGACGAACCTTGAGATCAGGCTCTAGAAACTCAAAACATGGCAGATCTGCTAAGAACCATCAAC GGAGATGA
- the LOC106336479 gene encoding uncharacterized protein LOC106336479 isoform X1 translates to MGNGEETKCVFPLTSLQIGDLQSYLSHLSIFMANKSKKIYILVDNRPWLNPGTRSAHFWQLMVTKSRLSPFANTKGREGKKKQKQEDEKKPKEACSQANNKKMKELKKWFSLIDATTFSKNKIPAKKLQSSLYLNKQLHKTLYGFIVFEVEWDNVRGINYLNELQTDTSLAIEAKLMRRWEFESIDQAVTNMSQWFSGSKSERSCLMEYLDTTKGEVFHDAEADFSKASPVDDDDKLCSDYVSVENDSPCRSRSVFGVDQSTADYDENEPHTPPLTGPYKRRRVTKAISTGVEFDYMEETPKRKDTHPFDQPDGENTIEPTHYKDVLVLVRFGDRDLPFKFREVIMSDVRLLTLLEAGLPSWVLFLQSYPGFCHLYRPWMCLLARTLYVIISIITVVIGFYDLYKNVPVLKATASRLCGPLFDWVETWDMVSRIKYLGTMLFLHNVQKAVKWAMTMARAVQSFVSLLVMPLVNPLLEVLGLLLPVWNSLAETVESLVSVVWIVVESCCSLVGEVVELVLLPIWFIVSLVWNITSAVLLPLLWIISEVLYAPFRVIVGLASGLAFSFSYIFDVLGDLWRYMSSILQLASDSQAAVKTYEVSMWRTLWNDLFSHVFRAVRSILNGFVAFFAACNRHRLSIYNHMQDFIQRLHGRTLRSGSRNSKHGRSAKNHQRTGDDTRRKLHLT, encoded by the exons GTGTTTTCCCCTTGACGAGTCTCCAGATTGG AGACTTGCAGTCATATCTTTCTCATCTCAGTATTTTCATGGCCAATAAAAGCAAGAAGATTTACATACTGGTGGACAACCGGCCTTGGTTGAATCCCGGCACCCGATCTGCTCACTTCTGGCAACTTATGGTTACAAAG TCCAGACTCTCCCCTTTTGCAAACACGAAAGGTCGAGAAGGGAAGAAAAAGCAGAAGCAGGAGGATGAGAAGAAGCCTAAAGAGGCGTGCTCCCAGGCCAACAATAAGAAAATGAAGGAGCTCAAGAAATGGTTCTCACTGATCGACGCGACAACGTTTTCAAAGAACAAAATACCTGCAAAGAAACTGCAGAGCTCCTTGTATCTAAACAAGCAGCTGCACAAGACCTTGTATGGTTTCATCGTGTTTGAAGTTGAATGGGACAACGTGAGGGGTATCAATTACTTGAATGAGCTGCAG ACAGACACCTCTCTCGCTATTGAAGCTAAGTTGATGCGGAGGTGGGAGTTTGAGAGCATCGATCAAGCTGTAACGAATATGTCTCAGTGGTTCTCTGGTTCAAAATCTGAAAGATCTTGCTTGATGGAATATCTTGATACAACTAAAG GAGAGGTTTTTCATGACGCTGAAGCTGATTTCTCAAAAGCTTCACCTGTTGATGACGACGACAAGCTCTGTAGCGATTATGTTTCTGTTGAAAACGACTCTCCATGTCGCTCAAGAAGTGTCTTCGGCGTTGACCAATCTACTGCAGACTACGATGAAAACGAGCCGCACACACCGCCTCTGACTGGTCCATACAAGAGAAGAAGAGTAACAAAGGCAATCAGCACCGGAGTTGAATTTGACTATATGGAGGAAACACCAAAAAGAAAAGATACCCACCCCTTCGACCAACCTGATGGTGAGAACACCATTGAACCAACCCATTACAAAGATGTCCTAGTTCTTGTCAGGTTTGGTGACCGTGACCTGCCCTTCAAATTCCGAGAGGTTATAATGTCTGACGTACGCTTGCTTACTCTGCTTGAAGCTGGTCTCCCTTCATGGGTCTTGTTCCTACAGTCTTACCCCGGGTTCTGCCATCTTTACCGGCCCTGGATGTGCCTTCTCGCCAGAACACTGTACGTGATCATATCAATCATCACCGTTGTGATCGGTTTCTACGATCTCTACAAAAACGTTCCCGTTCTAAAGGCCACCGCGTCTCGGCTATGCGGGCCGCTCTTTGATTGGGTCGAGACATGGGACATGGTGTCAAGGATAAAGTACTTGGGGACGATGTTGTTCCTTCACAACGTTCAGAAGGCTGTCAAGTGGGCTATGACGATGGCGCGTGCCGTGCAGTCGTTTGTTTCTTTGCTCGTGATGCCTCTGGTGAATCCTCTCTTGGAGGTTCTTGGTTTGCTCCTGCCAGTTTGGAACTCGCTGGCGGAAACGGTTGAGAGCTTGGTTTCGGTGGTTTGGATAGTGGTCGAGTCTTGTTGCAGTCTTGTTGGTGAAGTGGTGGAGTTGGTGCTTTTGCCCATTTGGTTTATCGTCTCACTAGTTTGGAACATCA CAAGTGCGGTTTTGCTGCCTCTACTCTGGATCATATCAGAAGTGTTATACGCACCATTTCGTGTAATAGTTGGTTTGGCCAGCGGTTTAGCGTTTTCCTTCTCGTACATATTCGATGTTCTTGGAGATTTATGGCGGTACATGAGCAGCATACTTCAGCTTGCATCAGATTCTCAAGCAGCTGTGAAGACATATGAAGTCTCCATGTGGCGCACACTTTGGAACGACCTCTTTTCTCAT GTTTTTCGTGCTGTCAGGAGTATATTGAACGGGTTTGTAGCCTTCTTTGCTGCCTGTAATAGACACCGGCTTAG TATATATAATCACATGCAAGATTTTATCCAGAGACTACACGGACGAACCTTGAGATCAGGCTCTAGAAACTCAAAACATGGCAGATCTGCTAAGAACCATCAACGTACA GGAGATGACACAAGAAGGAAATTGCACCTTACATAG